In one window of Methanosarcina vacuolata Z-761 DNA:
- a CDS encoding ABC transporter substrate-binding protein, giving the protein MKKLGILILTFLLVASIFVSGCASNKGNVSENETGPEETTTITELNIGYQPSTHQIAYMTAAEKGWWKEDLAPYGITKINEYQFPTGAPEMQAMLAGDLDAAYVGSAPVITALSQGLDAKIVAPVQINGSSLVLRNEYNYKSPQDLKGLKIATYPPGTIQDTLLRNWLKENGLDPDKDVKILGMTPGDAVTAISAKQVDAVFLPHPSPAVVEKENIGRTIVQSGEMEANHSCCVLVVSGKLIREHPDIVEQIVKTHIKATKYNQEHVDEAAQIFSNKTTEDLDTVKESLKEWDGAWITDPTLIEDSAVNYSKVQHDLGYIPKSLTKEEIFDTSFYDKVMSEN; this is encoded by the coding sequence TTGAAAAAACTAGGCATACTTATACTTACTTTCTTGTTGGTCGCATCTATTTTCGTATCCGGCTGTGCATCCAATAAAGGAAATGTATCTGAGAACGAAACCGGACCTGAAGAGACCACTACAATTACTGAGCTGAATATTGGTTATCAGCCAAGCACCCATCAGATCGCATATATGACTGCGGCTGAAAAAGGATGGTGGAAAGAAGACCTTGCACCATATGGAATTACGAAAATTAATGAATACCAGTTTCCTACAGGAGCCCCTGAAATGCAGGCTATGCTGGCTGGAGACCTGGATGCCGCCTATGTAGGGTCAGCTCCTGTAATTACAGCTCTCAGCCAGGGCCTTGACGCAAAGATTGTTGCGCCTGTCCAGATAAACGGTTCAAGTCTTGTTCTTCGTAACGAATACAACTACAAAAGCCCTCAAGACTTAAAGGGCCTTAAGATCGCTACTTACCCACCAGGAACTATTCAGGATACCCTGCTCAGAAACTGGCTCAAGGAAAACGGACTTGATCCTGATAAAGATGTGAAAATCCTTGGAATGACTCCAGGAGATGCTGTCACCGCTATTTCAGCTAAACAGGTTGATGCTGTGTTTCTGCCTCATCCCTCTCCGGCAGTTGTAGAAAAGGAAAATATTGGGCGTACTATAGTGCAGTCTGGAGAGATGGAAGCAAATCATTCTTGCTGTGTACTTGTCGTAAGTGGAAAACTTATCAGGGAGCACCCCGATATTGTGGAGCAGATTGTAAAGACCCATATTAAGGCAACCAAGTATAATCAGGAACATGTGGACGAAGCTGCTCAGATTTTTTCAAATAAGACTACAGAGGATCTTGACACTGTAAAGGAATCTCTTAAGGAATGGGATGGTGCATGGATCACAGATCCAACCTTGATTGAAGACTCAGCTGTCAATTACTCAAAGGTTCAGCATGACCTTGGGTATATTCCGAAATCTCTGACCAAGGAAGAAATCTTTGACACAAGTTTCTATGATAAAGTCATGAGTGAGAACTAA
- a CDS encoding ABC transporter permease, whose translation MNVNFIKTVKEKGVEALSLIVAIAIWQLAADVIVQNKFKLPSFYDVIISFSAIVKSGLIFTDVSTSLINFSIGIAGAFVIGIPLGIAMGWFKKINRAADPIIEILRPIPPIAWIPFAIIWFGLTHQAAGFVVFVGMVFPIIINTYTGFKNVPKVYVEAARVLGCTRNMDLIRYIAIPSAMPSIVAGIRIAMGVGWMCLVAAEMMGSDSGLGYEIWHNYYMHRMDFVLVYMLLLGFVGLLIDRFFRYYVDAKLLRWTSGTVV comes from the coding sequence ATGAACGTTAACTTCATAAAAACAGTTAAAGAAAAAGGCGTTGAAGCGTTATCTCTCATAGTTGCAATTGCAATATGGCAGCTTGCAGCAGACGTGATTGTACAGAATAAATTTAAGCTGCCTAGTTTTTATGATGTGATAATTTCTTTTTCTGCAATTGTAAAGAGTGGGCTAATTTTTACAGATGTATCTACTAGCCTAATTAACTTTTCAATTGGTATTGCTGGCGCTTTTGTAATTGGAATTCCCCTGGGAATAGCTATGGGATGGTTCAAGAAAATAAACAGAGCAGCTGACCCTATAATAGAGATACTGCGTCCTATCCCTCCTATTGCCTGGATTCCCTTTGCCATCATATGGTTTGGGCTTACCCACCAGGCCGCAGGTTTTGTTGTGTTTGTAGGAATGGTTTTTCCAATTATCATTAATACATATACAGGCTTTAAGAACGTACCGAAGGTTTATGTTGAAGCCGCAAGAGTTCTTGGCTGTACCCGAAACATGGACCTTATACGTTATATTGCAATTCCCTCAGCCATGCCCTCAATTGTTGCAGGAATCAGGATTGCCATGGGTGTAGGTTGGATGTGCCTTGTAGCTGCAGAAATGATGGGAAGCGACAGCGGACTCGGATATGAGATATGGCACAATTACTACATGCACAGGATGGATTTCGTACTTGTTTATATGTTGCTGCTCGGATTTGTTGGTCTTTTAATTGACCGTTTCTTCAGATATTATGTAGACGCAAAATTACTGAGATGGACATCAGGAACTGTGGTATAA
- a CDS encoding helix-turn-helix domain-containing protein — MNVADKVIKSAFESDEVFQKTLSTVIKEDLNLTAVDFAKKANIPPSTLYKILSGNRDPNIKTLRQIVKTIRDIKETDSGDFIAVIAARSVLDNIVETKKKIAGRLVTIREYSATSMEEAIIAAVNAERDGAKALVCAPIVSPTVEKILNIPVTTIIPKNSLIDAIELALKKME, encoded by the coding sequence ATGAATGTTGCAGACAAAGTTATCAAATCCGCATTTGAATCCGATGAAGTTTTTCAAAAAACGCTTTCCACTGTAATAAAAGAGGATCTTAACCTCACTGCTGTGGATTTCGCGAAAAAAGCGAATATCCCGCCGAGTACTCTTTACAAGATCCTGTCAGGGAACCGGGACCCCAACATTAAAACTCTCCGCCAGATAGTGAAAACTATCCGCGATATTAAAGAAACAGATAGTGGAGATTTTATAGCTGTGATTGCAGCTCGCTCGGTGCTTGACAACATAGTAGAAACAAAGAAAAAGATAGCTGGTAGGCTGGTCACAATAAGGGAATATTCGGCAACCTCAATGGAAGAAGCCATAATAGCAGCCGTTAACGCTGAAAGAGATGGAGCAAAAGCCCTTGTTTGCGCCCCTATAGTGAGCCCGACAGTGGAAAAGATCCTCAACATTCCAGTAACAACCATTATTCCAAAGAACAGCCTTATAGACGCCATTGAACTTGCGCTCAAAAAGATGGAGTAA